tttataaagaGGCTGACCACAGGGCCCCAACCCTGGTTATTTCTATAGAATAGTCTGggcaataaaatgttttttatgtttcacCTAAAAAACTACCATGCATTTGCATGACTCATTACTAGAACACGATTACGATACATATATCTATCTTGGACTTAAAGATCGAGATCTAAAACTCTCTTTCAAACGCTTTATTCGCATCTGTCAGAGCGGCTTTATACCCTTGCATTCAGTTAAAAAGGGTCATTTACTATTTAAGTATTTGGAAATCAACTATCCACACAGAACAAATATatgtacccggcctactatacttttcggccgggtacgaaatgATCCCTATATATCCCAGTGGAGCTTTGCATCAGAAAATCACTCGGACACATTTTTGTATACTTTGTTGCatgtttccaattattttaagcgtatacatgcattcatatattatttttgctCAAAAGAAACATAACGACCATCCTTAAGGATGTGTTTTTCTGAGGTTttagtcccgttgaagtcttgttttgacaaagatcaaagaagttatgggATTTTGAAAGacaatttatcatatatttgtAGCAAGTTGacaatttatcatatatttgtagcaagttgccagttgcattttttgtccaaaaattacatttctatctTAGGTAGATTTTGTTATACGGGGATTTTGAGAAATGTTCcttttggcggccattttgaaattgtgtctttgaGTAGAACCACTGACAGTTTTTTACCGTAATTGGTTTtgcttaaatcatcactgcgccatcATTTGTAGCTATATCGAGCtaattttgctgtaaatctttacttggttcgtggtaattaaaatattgagcattaatatgtgaaatgatacttttgtcactttatctttgcatttaatggtaatttcagcatttttactttttactcccaaatattgaagaataataaatattcaaaaggGGTAAAAAGTAAGCATACGGACCCCCTATTTTTTGCCCGATTCAGAAAGAACAAACCTTTCCccattgatatgcaaaatattaacaaaatgtttaatacCATAacttttctataaagggttaaatttggcaaaaatggctgaaaactatgcattttgtagctcacaATTAAGGGGTaatggtagcatatgttgttattatgaGAACAAAATATCAGTCtcattaatcaaaactggtatatgtttaaagaagactactggaaaataaattctacaaacatccatgcATATCATATCTCAGAGGAGAACATCCTTAATATCTTTTTTGAAggttcaaaattgattttatccCCCAGCAAATTAGAGGGACGCCAGGGTTGGGACCCTGGCTACATCCCTCTTACAACATATAGCCTCTCACAGGAAGTCTCTTTCACTTCTTTTACTCGATCGCTTTCATTTCATCACATTTGATTTGCTCCATTCATTCTGCAAACTCattcatacaaatacaaatatagatataaagaTTTAGATTAAATGAAAGAGTTTGTCTTGTATTCACacatataataatttatattattgatTTGATGTCACCCATTCGTTAATTTTGACAtcataattttttaaattatatagaCATAAAAATGAGCAGTGAGAGAGCAGACAAATCTGTAACATTTATAGATTCAATTCaattaagatacatgtatacctgCTGATATATGTCACCATCCTTAATATCTACTTTACCACTCATaggacgtcaaattcacaattttgccgtataattttccttcgaaaagaccatcatatttatatgtgaaaaaaataatgtctcgctttgattttgatattttatacggttcagttttattgcctagtaggtaagtgatatcaaacaagtaagataaaatgcatacaaacgTTTAATAACGGTTTGCACAAACATctctttgctccattagcagtaataggcaccaattggaTCTCTAAAgatgacaccattatctgtcttaaagtcttttgagctacaatgtTGCAGCTACTATCCATATATTGCATGATTATTCGACCAAAACTGAAACTATACCAGAAATTGCACTTTTCATACGTTTTTAGAACAATGTTATATTGTTGACATGTGTGAGGTTTGAGTGTGGTGTAGGTAACATGAAGATATAGTTTGTAGTGGTTTATATTGTCATTATGACTGTTTCATAATCTTCTGAATGCCAAAGTTGACTGGCACATGTATGCCGTCACAAGTCCATCAAACAATTCATgtaatattaacaatatatcAGATACCTATACAAGGACATATATGTTTGGTGTCCACATGCTTTAGTGTAAAAAATTCTGATCATTTAATAAATGCGATATGATAGCCATAAATTATCAAGATAAACAATGTATCTAACACAATGAACAATTGACCTCCATACAACCCAACTCCTTTTTAAATCAAAGAAATGTTATGTCCTTACCTCTGTATATTATCTGGATGCTGTCGATAGTACTGATTTGTCCTAGATCGACACGCCACCACACCGTCTTCGGACTATCATCCTCTGTGTGGGTACAACAATCAGAATTTATATCTCTCTGCTGACATCCGTCCACAGCGGCACCCGCCAGCCACTTAGCTTGGCTATGGTTACAACTCTGTGTAGCTGTCTTAGACAAGGCTAGGTTTCCTGCAATGTACCATCGATGATGCATCTTAATTCGAGTTCTGCTCAAATGTTTACGTGTGTGTCAATAATCATTAAACAATACCTTAGACTCGGTTTGATAAGAAATCATTGTCATTAGGTAAGTACAAATAGGTcacaaagcaaaatatttcCTTCTCAGTTGCCCAGAAACATTGAAAATGCTACTGTTGTTTGTAAGGACAAAGGTATTAGTATCGATACAAAATGCCATGCATTGTATTATTGTTACTACTTAGTGTTGGTCAAAAATGAGCAAGACTGCAATGTTAGATTTGATATGAAATCATTAGTAttacaacatgtatacattagaaACTGTTACAAAACAAGATATAACAGTCAAGGTAGTCCCAAAAACATTGAGATTGAAACCATTGtcataaaagaaaatgagtaCTGTCACAAAGCTAAATATTTCCGTCTAAACTCTCCAGATACACTTATCTATCAAGTACTTCTACAgctaaaacatattaaaaactaaCAAATTTCAAGATAAACGTAGACATAACAGTTACCGGATGATTATAGAAGGTAGAATAACCTGCCAATACCTGTCTGCcttatgtaacaggagagaagtaAATGATCAATCCCGCTACACGCCTTCCtcctttttcaaagtcttcgccctcgGACACATACAAGACCCTTATACCATCACCTTGGTAATCTTAGTTTGGCGCCAATATTGTAACATGGCAGGAAATAATGTCGCCGCCAGGAGCTCCGAACACTAGCAGAATGTTCTGCCGACTTAACTACCAGGGCCGTTTtggattatacggtttgactggttggacttagttgttcgtttatggatgaaagacggacctggtgattttatattgttttcacacgagccttgacaaagcttTTATTGGCCTGTAtcaaaactgcaggtccgtgaggatttatacttgaaataatgactttaacaaacggtcgaactagttgttccgaataaacgaaagcGGTcttggtcactgatgatcgaccgaATCCAATCCAATCTCGCTATATTTGGTCTACGACTCCAAATGTAACAGGACGACAGTAGTATGCCGCCAGCCGGGCTCGAACTCGCGACCCCGGACTTACTGGTCCTCCGCTAGAAGGCGACCGTATCACTATGTACAATTCAAACCTACTACATGTAGAATTATCCACCAGAAATACATTatctaatgatgtttttgtCAGAATCTTAATAGATGTGATTGCATTTAAAGTTACCTACTCGCTGATGATAGCCTTTAACAGTGTCATTTCCAACTATGCTATGATATTTCtatttgtaaaatgattaatagCCATAACcattaaacatgttttttataaaagaaagaTAAACTTGCACAGGTAATGGTGTTTTTTTCGGTTTACCAGaacatacctgtacatgtatgtttacgtAACGTAAATGAGTAAATTTCACCCaagaaatacatatttatgtaattatagatGATATTAGTATTCTAATTTTGAACCTTTCGTGCCAAACGTCAAATGAGCCAAGATATGACCACATATACAATATTCAAATTACAGTCCAGGCTCGGCGACACGGTAACCTTAACCTAGATATTCAAATATGTATATTCGTATGTGTAAATAAAATACCCAACCAGGAAGTGAATTTGCTATATACACGTATAATAACTAAATACTTCATGATACGTTTCAACAGTGTCTGCTTTTGTTTCTTTACCTACCTTCAGATCTGACTGTAGCCAATATAAAAACCAAGCTAAGGAAAACGACATTTCGGCTTTGTAGGTATTTGTCTTTCGCCATATCCCAATATTCAGAACTGAAGCTACAAGGAAGTAAATACAGTCCTTTCTGTGTCTATAGCCTTTGTTAGTGTTTGACGGTTTAAAACGTTATGCATCAGTGAAATGTATTTTCTAtcacaataggcggtgttattcaactctcagggtatcaaataagcAGTGCAGCTGTTAATTAACAATATATtcataccacacgtggtattaACTCTTAAAGTTATAACGCATCCTTATTGGCTGACATcctttgtcaacgtcatcaataatcgaatGATGTCATACTATGTTGTGATTGCCGCTTGACGTCAAAACTGGTGTTGGAAAGTGTATGTGTCGTggtcgttgtgtcaaaatacCTAACTTATTCATGCGGGGTGTAAAATCGACATGAAATACTAAAAATATGTGTAACGGAAAGGATATTTTTCACTGGTGAGTTTAGTAGATTAAACGATTCTGGAACAGACTTGAACTTGACCACAATGGCCTGATGATTATTTGGCGGGAGGAGACGGCACCATACCGTGCGCATACTTTTATATAGTCCAACAATGAGTTTTATATTATTGAAACAACTGTAAGAAATTAAactcaataagacgttaaatgaATAACATTTCATCTTAAAGATATTCCCAACCGGAAAAAATTATCGATGGATTCGTTATTAGAATTTgacttttaaataataataaggacctttttgaaaatattactatactctatttgcatatttcagcaAATACAGGTTACcttatcctcgtcgtatttGTCGTATTTTTATCGGCTAAAAGCGAATatcattgtggtagaaacaggtaaCACGACTTGTGGTTGTTAAtaccacactcgtaagttatttttttttaaattcaaaagcTAGTCGCTAAAGCTGAGTCGTGTATtttgtaacatttaaaaaataactcactcgtgtggaataaatgaaatattcaacaaccacttaTTATGTAACATCTAACTCACGACGGTTTCTGAATAGGACAAGTTGTATGATGGTTACACATTAATATGTGTTCCTAGTATAGgattcatttatttgtttaaacatACCTTAAATTGGTTATACATCGTTTTAATATTTATAGTCATCTTTTTATACATATTCACTGCTAGGGCATTagcattgtacctgctgcctcaattgtatgatcgtaaaagcgACTAAATTGAGAATCgatcttttctcttctcccTTGAAAACGTTTTACTTTTGGCTTTCGGTtaagcgctcgcccctgtgaggtaggctctgtgttctgtcccctggccaagacacacgtacagcaaagtctataaaagtaccCGTGTAGTAGTTTCGGCTCCTGCCTAGCGTTTAGCATTGCGGAAGTGGGGCGACTTGTTCttccgttatcagtataatgtgacagggttgggtgtgttgcttgatgtcttcggcggcatgcctcAGTGATACAGCACTTTATGAAAGGGAAAAGGGAAATTGTttcactttacaagaagacataacatgaatatattgcagtctcacaaaacacgcGCTTCAAGCACACTACACAGGGGAAACTAGATTGGACTGGGTGACTTTACGCACATCCATATCGACATTGACCAACAGTCAGTCGACACTGTAGATGGAATACGCGCTATTAAAATAGAAATTAGTTACACAGAAATGGATACACCACTAAATAGTAATTACTTATTTTCTAGTCTTGAATAGTGAAATATTTTGGCATATGTCAATAGGGTGATTTAAACTAGaaagttttaattaaaactgggtaatcgggtggtgtagtggttaagccactcgcccgatcacgtgggatttctccgggcactccggtttcctcccacactaataTCCCTCgtgcgcttacatccgggccatcgagagagatttacataagttgtataacttgtttcgtaatcgatgtaaaataaataaagtttatattttttagAAAGTTCTTCATACGTCATAATTCAATAGCGGCCTCAACTGGCCTCCACAAATCTTGAAGTCTTCTTACATTTAAAATTCTGCAAGCAAACACTAGGTATCGGGAGATGGGCTGTTAACTCCTCGTCAAGAGGTGAACTTAGTCAATACCCCATCGAGTCATTTatcttaattacatattatattctCAAGAATATCACAAAGCAATAGTAAAATTTGTTAATCATTTAATTAAGGACGCTTTagcattaaataaatatatacacgaGAAAAGAACATACGCGTGGTATACATTATAGTATGATAATGGTTTATAACGATATCGATATCATTTACATTGGACTCACTGGTTACATCTAAAATATAGACGAAAAAAGCTGATGGAATCATGTCTTAATATAGATGAAAATAGCTGATGAAATTATGTCTTAACAATGTCTCGAAAAACTCGAAGCAAAACTAAGATTTAAGAGATAAGATGTTGCTGTTAATATTGAACAAGAAAAGATGTTGCTGTTAAGATTTAACGAGAAAAAATGTTGCCGTTAAGTTTTAACAAGATAAGATGTTTCTGTTAAGATTGAACGAGATAAAATGATGCTGTTAACATTGAACAAGAAAATATGTTGGTGTTAAGATTTAACGAGATAAGATGTTAGTGTTATGATTTAACGAGAAATATGTTGCTGTTAAGATTTAACAAAACCGTCTTTGGACCACCACTCTATGTGTGTGTACAACAATCAGTAAATATATCTGTCTGCTGACATTCGTCCACAGCGGCACCCGCCAGCCACTTATCCGGGTACTTGTTACTACTCTGTGAAGCTGGTTTAAACAAGACTAGGTTTCCTGCAATGTACCATCGATGAGGCGTCttaattagttttttttgtagatatataattaacattttcaatatttatttaggCATAGCGTTCAACGTCTGCAGTTATAAGGTTTGAGTGTCATCACGACTGAAAAAccaaaattcataaaacaaaCCATTTCAGTCCAGAAACACTACTTACACTATTGTTGTTCATTAGGGCACCAGATATTAGTATCGATAGAATTTAAGTCTTTCAGAACGAAATGAGTCTCCTATAGCATTTTTGTTTGCTTGACAATTTGCTTCACAATTCAGAAAGGAAACAAACGACATCACCGTTTGTGACGTCGCTTCTAATTTGTTAACGGCGTAATTATTACAAAGAAAAAAGTCCTTAAACGAGTTTGGAACTTTGAAGAGATTAACTTAAAGTTTAAGATACTGTTTAAACAAGTgattattgtacattttttgtatggcctttatttcatataaatcgTGCCCTTTGTACTCAAAACCGTCTCTTGCTGCGATAGTGAACAACACAGGTAAAAAACATGTTCATAACCTGACTGACCTTGCTACAATGAACGCATTCATTACAGTGTACGCAATATGACGGAAAGTAGAGCTGTAAATGGGATTGAAATTAGGGCCTACATAAAAGGTATGTCGCTAATTAGCGTAAAACCGAAATATATCCACCGTGAAGTGTGTGATGTTTATGGGAAAGGCATACTGTCACAAAGGTCTATGTGTAGGTGGGTAGCTAAATTTAATACTTGACAACAGCAGCGTAGAGATGCTACTCATCCATGTCGTCCTGCCacaagtaaaaacaaaaaaacaacatgaaaaaaatcagtaaTAAGCTGTGGAAAATGATGCGTGATACACAGTGAGGCACTTACCACAATTGACGAATTTATCTTTAGCgtattttaaagaaacatttgGAAAACCCCtcgtatatatcatatattgctTAGTGTCAAAATTATTCTATAAAgcatataaatgtgttttaaatcgACAACATCAATGATTTAAGTTTATTGTTAATACCAAACAAAGAGTTTTTAATATACTTAAAGCTTCTAAAGAAACTTTCTAGTATAAAAAACGTCATGATTGCTTAATAtggacattatacatgtattgccctGGTGTGAGGGagacatgtatatttgtttccCTGAATGCTTTATTATTCCGAATATATAACTGTCCATGTTTTAGTTACATAAGTATACATAAACCTGTATAGATTACTATATCACTGTACAATGTAGACTTAATGGACAGTAGTGgtatttaacaaaaatgaagaAATGCAACATAAATATTCTTCAACAATTTATttctaacaatttcaaatgtgATAACAAGTCCTAATCTATCACAGTTCATTTCTTTTTGTCTGATAATAATTGTTATGAAAACAACCCGAGAGGTTCCGAGAGAGCTACTCGACAGGGAAAATTGAAGGAAGTGGGTTCCGAGAGGGATACTCAATATTTGTTTCCCGGACACGTGACGCTGTTAAACTAATCACCGATACTGTTATATCGATGAggaaaaataatacatatatgaaaAGGCAGTATTAGTAGTTTGCTATTGGTTAATTAACTAAAATTGAAACAGTTCATTCtaacaaaaaagttttttttttcagctcacattttacttacattttCCACTGTTTAATTCTCCTGGCGGTACATTTTCTACATTATTAGTTTGATTTTTTGATCGGTGAATATGCTTTGACTGCAACATTATAGGCACAATATACGtaacttttcaattatttttgtaatcACACACATTTACAAGAAAATCACCACGTTCTTTGttgtataaattaataattaaagcTAGGTGATATGTCACTGAGACCAACTGTGATgtttcgaaaaaaaatatttaaaaaaaaaataaaaataattaatgtggCCCACAAAAATACAAACCGAAACGATACGAAAAAGTCCATAGAAACTCCCGATTCCTGGAAATTATCACGTGACTCGACCGCGCCTATATACGAAACGTTTCGGTATTGTCtgtttcaagatggcaggtGTGTTTACAACATGACTTTTGACGTTCGATATTATAGATTTATCTGCACGGAATAATGTCATAATACGCGAGTTTCATCTTTATTCTAGGTCATTGGTACAATTATGATTATTGGGTCTGTTTGTAATTACAAAACAACTGAAAATTACGTATATTTGACCTTTAACAGTGGCAACGATTATTCCTCTAAAACACATTGGATGCGCTTTCGTGTTTAAAAGACAAACCCTTTAGCGTTTGGGTTTGAGGTGTTTTCATACTTTTTAATGCCATTGGTACTCTCCACTATTACACTGGGATTTGTTTAACTATTCCAAAGCTCCAGGTAAACTCATACTGCCTATTTAAACCTTTTGATCTATTCATGATACATTGCATTGCTTCACTTAGAGAGTATGCATCGTCATTTGCATGAACCGTGTTGATTTTGAAAGATCCATGTACAGGAATTCACACTGAAACATCTACTCAGTTTAATTTTCAtagcattttctttaaaatggaGGATCATACATATGCAGCtaatttggaaataaaatagTTAAGGCTTCACATCGTGCTATAAGTAGAGATATTATTTCATGCCTGATAAAGGTATCGATGCTTATTTGGAAACATTTATAACCGTTGTACatatcaggggcgtaggaagcagAGGGGGGCAGAAACATGTCGCTTCAGCCAAATATAGGTTTGTGTGTTGAATTAGTCTCCTCCTGTGTAAGGACACTTAATGTTatgtaacatttatattttttaaaataaaaaaaattgatttgaaCCTAAAAACAATTGATTTGAACCTAAAAACATCCTAGAAGAAAAATCGAATATGTCAAGATTGAAGGAGGGGGTCGAACATAGTtaaaacgggaaactgaaagtagaatggaaatataattaaataaatgcaaGATACATTATGTATGGAAACCAAAAAAGCAATTTTCACCTCATTGAATAACTCGAATACGTTGGCTTGGTTCATTTCtgttaaacatttataaatacgTTTTACCGCTAtcttttttttgcttttgaaattTGTCATCAGTATTATCATTCACACGTTTTGTTTCCATCTTTGAATGCCGTCGTCGCGAAGCGTTACTTGACAACCATCTTGTTACTAATGACGTTAGGGCAAAGAACGATTACTCTATCGTCCAAACCCAATACGATTTCTACTAGCCAAATACGACTATATCTTTGATATCACGTTACATTATTGTAACCGATATGCATACAAGATTCTCGTCTAAGGCGGGATAAATGAAAGTTCCTTCATCATTTCTGGAATTCCTTTACAGGTTATTGATATTGTGGCCGTGCAAGAAATGATGCAAATTATTTTGGAATTAGGTAATACAAATAAATCTATGAGTACAAAAACATCAGGACAAGAACATGGGATTTGTTTGTCGCTATCATTTATTGTTCCATTTCTTCTTAGatttaatgaatttgaattCCCTAAAGGAATATAGATATAATGTTTTcggtatttttgttttaatctattTTATACGGGTAGCTGCTGAATGCGTACTTAGTTATGTTTACCTTTGATcttataataattacattttctcGTTGAAAAGCAAACTAATTCAAGGGAATAGGTAACTATTTCATAGTAGTGTGTGATAATAGCAGACCTTTTCTCAACTATTCctcaagctataacaatagaCATCACTGCCATGTTTTAAATCTTTATAAGTGTATGCTATTGAATGGAATGTTGTCACATGTGTTCAAACCAGGAAGTCAATCGCTATTATTAGTATATGAATAATCAGTTGTTATTTGAAAGCCTGTTAACTGTTCTACATTGTCAATCATTGCTTTGATTACTTACCTTCAGATCTGACTGTAGCTACTATGAGACTCAAGATGAGGAAAACACCATTTTCCATCCGTATATGTCCACTCTTTACCATGTTTCAACGTAATATTGTTTAACAGCTACAAAGAAGTACATCACATTCAGTATATGTCAATACTCTCATTGATTCTAAGTCGTTATCCATTTAAACCTTAATATACAGTGCGTAATGAATAGCACACAGCCGTACACTGGGTATACTATACACATACGTTCTGTTTTATATGAATATGTTTGTTAATTGTTAAGGGAACGACGCAGTGACATAAGCCCCTACCGCGCAACGGCTGACTTGTATCGAAATACTGTTTGTGAGTATTACATTGTTGCGCTAGTCAGCGCCATTCAGATATATCAGTACTATGCACTGGTGCAGTAGACGAAGTTTCAAGTTTGTGAAAACAACGTTAACGTTGATAAAAATGTTGCAAATATATAGAATTTGTTATTCGAATATTTTCTAAAACTTCCGTTCTTGATATcgtcattttatttatataggCCTAGCTAGGCGTTTGTTGAGCCGATGAACGTTAGAAACAAGGGGCCGTAATCGGCGGTAAATGAAATGCGCACGGATCAGCATTCAAACTGCATGTTTATGACATCAAAGGTTCAATTTTATACACATACTTGATTTGCAGAGAAAGGGTTGTTAGTGACTAATACAGTGGTTATAACAGATCAATGTAATTTCTCCAACGGAAAGATTTAGATCTATATACTTTTATCTTACCGAATGCATAGAGCTACTACAATGTAGACCACACATATTGTAAATGTGGCGGGTGCATAGATCATTTCCAGACTAAAATATTTTACCGAATTATAATCTAGACAAGTATTTTAATCAGCAccaaatgtttgttttgtttttcatactCGTGGCAGTCGTTTGGTTAGGGTCCCTAGTGTTACATTAGAACCGATTCATTTATACCATGTGTGTGATTACCATGTCTATTTATAGAACAACTACAATGCTCACAGTACTTTCATACGTGTCTGTCGCTGAGAGGTTACTGCATCGTCCTCAGTTACGGAACCATGGCAGTAAAATCTAATGATATTTTGCTTGTAACAAACATATGTCCGATATTGGAGTGTGGATGGCTTAAAGTCTCCTTATGGTTTCAACATAAACGAACGTTTTACGATAACAAATTAAAACCAAAGAAGGAGTTCTAATTTTCAATCTTTTTATATAGAAAATCACCAAAGCTGACATCAATGAAATTCAACCATACGGTGTAAGTATAAtaaataatagtttatatagcgtaacaaatgtttATTGGCTTAATAAATGGTGAGTAGTTGATGACTTTTGCCATTGTTTCTAAATTGaccaattttaatatttaccttagagtgaaattgtaaaacatgtacatatatcatataagTAATAGTGTCACATTACGCCTTTCCATTTAactacacacaaaaaaaaacaactttaattttaataaaatgcaGATGACGCAGTACTAGACAAGCAGAAATAGATAGATGTATATAAGCTATGTAAAGTGGAGAGTAGCATACGTAATGCTTACTAATTCGGTCACATAGTTTATACAGACGCCTACTGTAGATGCGCTACAATTTGCATTCACTGATTTCAGTGCAAACATTATTTAATATCTGTTTCACATTCCCCGGATCAAATGCATTTCCTTTTTCATCGAGAGGTATAAATCACTAGAGAAGAgcactatatatattatgatatactCTCGAacatatttaatgttataatttatattaattaaaaggaATAATTGAGTCCATCTAGTACATAAATGTCTGCTATGGTTTTCTCGTTATGTTTCGGTAACAACCATTTCATATACGTGGGAAGGTTCAACGTCACGGTGGTCAATAGACGAATATCCAGTGTCTGGGCCAGACTGGTCTAAAAAAagcagaaaaaataaaataacagttATAAAGCGATGAACTAGCAAACCAAAATTCTCTATTAAATATCGAAATTAGTTCTTAAAAGGATAACTCAAAAGTCTATCAAACTGTTTGATGTGTGTCAGAGTCTTTTAATGCTACTTTGGTTTTTCGTTTTTTGTAACATTTGACTGGAGGTAGTTTTGGTGTACGTATTGATAGCAGATGATAGTCTTAATGCCGTCCAGTTATCATACCATCCTGGCTTAATCATGAGGTGTCAGTTTGAAagttaatatcattttatttttactacCTGTACGTTTGTCTTGTGAGTTTCTTCCGTTTTCCTTGTTTCTGTAAGCAGAAATGGAGTTCATGGAAAATACAGTTTTGACTACGGGTactttaatttatatatgattGAAAATGAATCAAAGTGGCATATCATAAACAGATAagttattataataattatacaaCAAGCAtaacaacacaaaaatatgtttaaatataacaactaaaccaccgttaattgggatattttggatgtGGTCATATTTGCTTATTTGGAGCGCCAAACTT
This portion of the Argopecten irradians isolate NY chromosome 6, Ai_NY, whole genome shotgun sequence genome encodes:
- the LOC138325032 gene encoding fucolectin-7-like, which encodes MAKDKYLQSRNVVFLSLVFILATVRSEGNLALSKTATQSCNHSQAKWLAGAAVDGCQQRDINSDCCTHTEDDSPKTVWWRVDLGQISTIDSIQIIYRVLRPINSQGHVRTCQVCWWRKAGVPGEKPPASGQYLATAPHGIRTRIPEVEGLW